The genomic DNA CTCGGCTATCTGCTCAAGTAAAGGTTTTGTTTCATATACTTTTACTTCTTCCGGTTCCAAATTTCTTGCCAATTCCCCCAAATATCTAGCTGCTTTAAATCCTATATAACGTACAGCTTTCTCATGCTCATGCTGCTTTACTCCTTCTGCCGGTTCAGCAATAACAACTAAATTATTTAACTTTGAGAATGGTGTGTATTCAGCTCCAATTCCGGTCATATCAATAATACCTTCTTGGAAACCTACAATTTTACCTGTAGTTACTACAGCCATACCTTTAAGGGCTATTGTTTTCCCTTCTCCTACAGTATCCACTTTTGATAAAATACCGGGAAATATTCCTCCACGACCTTCAGTCTTTACACGTGGTTCAATTACATCCTTTACAGGAGTAATACGTATGCTTTCTCCCGGTCGAGCTATTTCGAGATCCACAGATACGATTGCTTCATCATTCCATATTTCCTTAATAAGTTCTTCCTTATTGACATATAAAACATTTTTTTCAATTTTTGATTCTGAAGCAAATTGAATATCTTTTATATGAATCTTTCCTAATTCAAGACGCACGCTTAAATTCCTCCTTTACTTTGTAAAATAAGTAACATTTACAGTTAATTACAAATATTTTTTTATTAATGCTTCCACATTTTCTACAGTTGCATCGTCTTTTGTCACTTCTTCAAGTTTTTCACCATCTTTATAAACTGCTAAAGTAGGCAAGCCTAAAACTTTCTGTTTAATAGCAAGACGTCTTGCTTTTGTAGTGTCAAGAGAAGTAAATTTCATTTTACCTTCATATTTTTCAGCTAATTTATGAACTTCCGGCATTAGAGCTTTACATGGTACACAACCTTCACTCCAGAAGTCTACAAATACATATCCCTCCGCCTGCAACACTTCAGTTTCAAAAGTGTCTTTATCCAATTCCAACATTTATTTTTCCTCCTTTCCCTTATATTTTAAATAATATATATAAACGTATTATTTAGCAGTATTATTTTTCCCTTGTAAATAAATACACAAAATTATTCAAAATGCTCACTAATATATTTTTCAGCCATTATCGCAGAAACTGCACCATCCGCCGCCGCCGTAACTACCTGACGCACTTCCTTAATTCTGCAATCTCCTGCTACAAATACACCCGGAACATTTGTTTCAGTATTTTCTCCCGCTACAATATATCCATACTGATCAAGTTCGATTTTTCCCTTGAATAACTCTGTCTGAGGGGTATATCCTATAAATACGAACAATCCCATAGTTCCATCTTCTTCATCAGCTTCAACTTCATATACTTCTTCTGTATCCAAATTTTTAAATACGATAGACTCCAGAATACCATCACCTTTTACTTCCTGAACTACCGTTCTCGTTGTAATATCTATATTAGGAGTATTTTTGGCTTTTTCCAGAGTAATTCCTTCGCATTGGAAATGATCAAGCATATGAACTATATGAACTTGTCTCGCGAATTTCGACAGGAAAATAGCTTCTTCAATAGCACTGTTACCCCCACCTACTACATATACTTCAAGTTCTTTGAAAAAATCTGCATCACATGTTGCACAGTATGAAATTCCCTTTCCTGAAAGTTCTTTTATTCCCGGAGCATCCAATTTTCTCGGAGTAGCTCCTGTAGCTATTACTACTGCCTTCGCAGTATAAACTGTATCCTTACATTTAACAATTTTTTCTTTACTTGAAAAATCCACTTCTACAACTTCTTCTTTTCTTACTTCAGTACCAAAACTTTTACATTGCTCAAGCATTCTTGCAGTCAAATTAGGTCCTGTAGGATTTTCAATAGACCCCGGATAATTTTCAATCAAGTGAGTAATCGCCGCTTGACCTCCGTTCTGTCCTTTTTCCAAAACTAGTGTCTTCAGTCTTCCTCTTGACGCATATAATGCTGAAGATAAACCTGCCGGTCCTGAACCGATGATTATCAGGTCAAAATGTTCCGCCATAATCAGCCTCCTTAATTTTTTTGTCTGTTACTTGATTATTCTTTCTATAGCATTGGTAATCAGGTCGTGATCTATAACACTGAAATCTTCTTTTATGTTTTCCTGCCATAATGGAGTTTCTTTATTTTTTCTGAATTTTATAAAAGTTTCTATTGCATGGGATATTAAATTAACCGAATTAATATCTAAAGTATCTTTAGGTTCCAAAACTACTGATCTGTAAAGAGTTTCATTCGGTTTCACACTTCCATACATAGGATGAGTAAGTATCTCATAATTTTTATGTACATAATCACGTGCTATTTCTAATATTTTTAAATAACTTACTTCCCTGAAATCCACTTCTATGCCTTTATTTACATAATTTAAAAATTTAGGATTGTTTGTTAATAGTTTCACTTCCATATCTCCTTATTAAAATTACTCTCTGCCATAAAATCAAAAATAGGAAAACACTTCTGCATTCTCCCTGTTATAAATAACTCCAGAGTTTTGTCCAAACACAGTCCCTTTACCTGAGAATTTCATCAGCAGCTGCAATTTTGCCGACTTGTACCTTCGGTGCTCCGTTGTAGAGTCTCTCCTGTGTTCTTCATCCAAATAAATCAGTTATTATCTTCAATTAAGTTATACCCTGATTTTCTTAAAAAGTCAACAACTAAAAAATACATTTCTCATTTTGAAATTGAAGTGTATATAAATTTTAATTATAAGAATAAACCTTTAAAAAATCATTATATCCGTTTACTTACTTCTACATTTCCGTTTCTTACTCTGTTTCTTTATTACACAATAAATTCAAGATTTTTCCCAATATTTCAATTTTTTATTAAATTATTTTAATTTTTATTATTTTTTATTTTTTTAAATTTATAACAAAATTAAGATAAAATCTTTCCTCTTACTTATATTTTTTAATCTGATAAAAGTTTTCATTTTTTTAATTGTATTCTTAAATAATTACAGATTTTTAAGATCTTTTAATTTTTTTAACATATTTGATTATACTTATACTTGCTTTCCAATTAATATTCCATAGTTTACTTTTTGAAAAAATTTTAAGACTTTTAAAAAATTAAAAAATAGATTATAATAATTATTAATAAAACTTTATATAAAGGAGATTTGCTATGAAAGATTTTTTTAAAAAATATCCTGTTCCCATTTCGGGAATTGCTTTAGGATTGGTAACTTTGGGGAATCTATTAAGAAGCTATGGAGAGATTTACAGAAATGTATCAGGATTTTTAGCATCTGTTATTCTTATTTTATTATTAATAAAAATAGTTATAAATTTTCAAGAATTTAAAAAAGAATTGGAAAATCCTTTAATTGCAGGAAGTTTTGCAACATTTTCTATGGCTCTTATCGTTTTATCTACATATATCGGAAATAAAGAACAGGGATTTTTTCTTTGGATTTCAGGTATTATAGTTCATACCGCTCTTATAATATGGTTTACTTCATATTATTTACCTAAGCGGAACATAAAAACTGTTTTTACAACATGGTTTATAGTATATGTAGGCATTGTCACAATAAGTGTTACAGCTCCTGCATATAAACTGATATCTGTAGGACAGACAGCTTTCTGGTTCGGTTTTATTTCATATCTTATATTACTTCCCATTGTCTGTTACAGAGTATTCGTAATAAAAAATATCCCCGAGCCTGCATTACCCACATTTTCAGTTTTTGCTGCTCCTGCAGCACTACTTCTGGCAGGATATATAAGCAGCTTTCCTGAAAAAAATTTATTTATATTTTATTTTCTCATTTTTTTGACAGTTTTCTTTTACATACTTGTTATAACTTCCATGCCGAAACTGTTAAAACTGAAATTTTATCCGAGTTTTTCAGCTTTTACTTTCCCTCTTGCAATAAGCGGGCTTGCCCTTAAACTTGCAGTAGGGTTTATAAAAAATTCGGGAGGAAATCCGGCTTTATTGAGAAAATTTGTTATTTTTGGAGAACTTACAGCTATTTTTGCTGTTGCTTATGTTCTCATAAAATATTTCATATTTTTATTTAAAAAAGTTTAACATAACTTTATTGAAAAATAGTTTAATTTAAAAAACATTTTTCTTAATTAGAAGTTTATTCCATCTTTTGTATATCTAATTTCCTACTATAATATTTTAAATTTTAAAAAATATTTATTATACTTGGAAAATCTAAAACTTTCTTCACTCAGATATTTATTTTCTAACCCGACATAATTCACGTATTTTACGAATTTCTGAATGTCGGAAAAACCAAAAATAATATAAAGTGATTTTGCAATAAAAAATTCAATAAAAACAATAAATAAAATCCCGATACCCCAGATTGTTTCATAAGTTGAACAGCCTGAATGTCGGGATTTTTTCTTCATTAAGCACATAAGAACAGTGATAAATCCTCACGGAAAAATAATTTAAATACACATTTTAATTTTAATGTCTTTTAACATTTATTTACTAAATTATCTTTATATCTTCTTTCTAACAATAAAATTATTCAAAAACGAATATACATTATAATTTTGTAAAAACAAAAATATAGCTTTTACAATATATTTTGACCTGTAATCACTTTGGCAATCCAATTACGCAATACATCTACACTCGGAAACATGACAGGAGCCGCAAAAGCATCTCTTAAAAGTCTTGCAAGAGAATTTTTATTGTTATATGCCTGTCCTCCACCTATTCTCATAGCAAGAGTAGCTGAATCTACACAATTTAGAGAAGCGGTAACTCTTGCAGACATAATTTTTTCAAATGCATCTTTCTCTCCATTTTCCAAAGATTTTGCCGCTACTTCCAATAAACTTTCACTTATAAAAACATTATTGAAAAGCTGGGATAAATGTAATTGTACAGTTTCAATAGAAGCTAAGGATTTGTCTCCCGGAT from Leptotrichia sp. OH3620_COT-345 includes the following:
- a CDS encoding co-chaperone YbbN, whose amino-acid sequence is MLELDKDTFETEVLQAEGYVFVDFWSEGCVPCKALMPEVHKLAEKYEGKMKFTSLDTTKARRLAIKQKVLGLPTLAVYKDGEKLEEVTKDDATVENVEALIKKYL
- the trxB gene encoding thioredoxin-disulfide reductase; the encoded protein is MAEHFDLIIIGSGPAGLSSALYASRGRLKTLVLEKGQNGGQAAITHLIENYPGSIENPTGPNLTARMLEQCKSFGTEVRKEEVVEVDFSSKEKIVKCKDTVYTAKAVVIATGATPRKLDAPGIKELSGKGISYCATCDADFFKELEVYVVGGGNSAIEEAIFLSKFARQVHIVHMLDHFQCEGITLEKAKNTPNIDITTRTVVQEVKGDGILESIVFKNLDTEEVYEVEADEEDGTMGLFVFIGYTPQTELFKGKIELDQYGYIVAGENTETNVPGVFVAGDCRIKEVRQVVTAAADGAVSAIMAEKYISEHFE
- a CDS encoding GrdX family protein: MKLLTNNPKFLNYVNKGIEVDFREVSYLKILEIARDYVHKNYEILTHPMYGSVKPNETLYRSVVLEPKDTLDINSVNLISHAIETFIKFRKNKETPLWQENIKEDFSVIDHDLITNAIERIIK
- a CDS encoding TDT family transporter; its protein translation is MKDFFKKYPVPISGIALGLVTLGNLLRSYGEIYRNVSGFLASVILILLLIKIVINFQEFKKELENPLIAGSFATFSMALIVLSTYIGNKEQGFFLWISGIIVHTALIIWFTSYYLPKRNIKTVFTTWFIVYVGIVTISVTAPAYKLISVGQTAFWFGFISYLILLPIVCYRVFVIKNIPEPALPTFSVFAAPAALLLAGYISSFPEKNLFIFYFLIFLTVFFYILVITSMPKLLKLKFYPSFSAFTFPLAISGLALKLAVGFIKNSGGNPALLRKFVIFGELTAIFAVAYVLIKYFIFLFKKV